One window of Candidatus Tokpelaia hoelldoblerii genomic DNA carries:
- a CDS encoding Phosphorylcholine phosphatase (bhsal07110) — translation MTQYRKFRYALLAAGLPLLMAFSTALQAVELKHWPQEQGRQLSRFIEAHANQGQFAVFDMDNTSYRYDLTEILLPWLEQKGILTREMLDPSLLLLKFRDENGQRESLYSYYSRLCAIDSRTCYPWITQAFAGFTLTELKQYVDEVMALKEPVTVSTYEGDTVRTYDIFPPKPFAGQQELFKVLMDNGIEVYIITAAHEELVRMVASDPKYGYNVKPENVIGVTTVLRNRQTGALTSSEMQIRQGNYNPADNMGLETTSYLGSPLTWFEGKSAAILARIDRWKKPIIAGGDTPDSDGYMLFNSLADNGLKIWVNKADSSMAVMRENMAGFAREQKKLGLPVTADKNWVIVKPDDIQ, via the coding sequence ATGACACAATACCGTAAATTCAGATATGCTCTTTTGGCGGCAGGACTGCCTTTATTGATGGCGTTCAGCACTGCCTTGCAGGCTGTTGAGCTGAAACATTGGCCGCAGGAACAGGGGCGGCAGTTGAGCCGCTTTATTGAAGCCCATGCCAATCAAGGGCAATTTGCGGTTTTTGATATGGATAACACCAGTTATCGTTATGACCTGACAGAAATTTTGCTGCCCTGGCTGGAGCAGAAGGGCATTTTGACCCGTGAGATGCTTGACCCGTCTTTGCTGTTGTTGAAATTCCGTGATGAAAACGGGCAAAGGGAAAGCCTTTACAGTTATTATTCCCGCCTGTGCGCCATTGACAGCCGCACGTGTTATCCATGGATTACGCAGGCCTTTGCAGGTTTTACACTGACCGAGCTTAAACAGTATGTTGATGAGGTGATGGCGCTAAAAGAGCCGGTTACAGTCAGCACTTATGAAGGGGATACGGTCAGGACATATGATATTTTCCCGCCAAAGCCTTTTGCCGGCCAGCAGGAGTTGTTTAAGGTGCTGATGGACAATGGTATTGAAGTCTATATCATTACTGCAGCCCATGAAGAGCTGGTGCGCATGGTCGCCAGTGACCCGAAATACGGTTATAACGTCAAGCCGGAAAATGTGATCGGCGTGACGACTGTCTTGCGCAACCGGCAAACAGGCGCGCTGACAAGCTCTGAAATGCAGATCCGTCAGGGAAATTATAACCCGGCAGACAATATGGGATTGGAAACAACCTCTTATCTTGGTTCTCCCCTGACATGGTTTGAAGGCAAGTCAGCGGCAATTCTCGCCCGGATTGACCGTTGGAAAAAGCCGATTATCGCCGGTGGCGACACCCCTGACAGTGACGGTTATATGCTGTTCAACAGCCTTGCTGATAACGGCCTGAAAATCTGGGTTAACAAGGCGGATAGCAGCATGGCGGTCATGCGTGAAAATATGGCAGGCTTTGCCAGAGAACAAAAAAAGCTGGGGCTGCCCGTTACTGCTGACAAGAACTGGGTTATTGTTAAACCGGACGATATTCAATAA
- the cinA gene encoding Competence/damage-inducible protein CinA (bhsal07120): MNKSLIAPNKAKAVLAACNKQGLKLATAESCTGGLIAAALTDIAGSASVVECGFVTYSNAAKNTLIGVPAGFIEQYGAVSRQVAIAMAEGALQHSRADITVAVTGIAGPDGGTDEKPVGLVHMAVAAKGRDTRHYEARFGAKGRAEIRHATVEQALGLVLDTLAAHYPDQNY; the protein is encoded by the coding sequence ATGAACAAATCCTTGATTGCACCGAATAAAGCCAAGGCTGTTCTGGCCGCCTGCAATAAACAGGGCTTAAAACTGGCAACAGCTGAATCATGTACCGGCGGGCTGATTGCTGCGGCTCTTACCGATATTGCCGGTTCCGCTTCTGTGGTGGAATGCGGCTTTGTCACCTACTCCAATGCAGCGAAAAACACACTGATTGGTGTGCCTGCCGGGTTTATCGAGCAATATGGCGCGGTTTCCCGCCAGGTAGCAATAGCCATGGCTGAAGGCGCGCTCCAGCATAGCCGCGCTGATATTACCGTGGCCGTTACCGGTATTGCCGGGCCTGACGGCGGTACGGATGAAAAGCCTGTCGGCCTTGTGCATATGGCGGTTGCCGCTAAAGGGCGCGACACCCGCCATTATGAAGCACGCTTTGGCGCAAAAGGCCGCGCAGAGATCCGTCATGCCACGGTAGAACAGGCACTCGGCCTTGTGCTTGACACCCTTGCGGCCCATTATCCTGACCAGAATTATTGA
- the ispDF gene encoding Bifunctional enzyme IspD/IspF (bhsal07130), which translates to MSVAALVLAAGRGERAGGDTPKQYALIGGIPVIRHTVAAFLDNKTVSQVVLVIHRDDRARARQALGDLASKVILAEGGATRQDSTYAGLQALQPHTPDFVHIHDGARPFIAQEQLEAILHALSPQSGVLLALPVSDTLKQAEDGYVRATIPREGLYAAQTPQSFPYPLILAAHQAARTAGRHDFTDDSTLAEWHKIPMKIVAGSPDNMKITWSKDIIMADQRLNKTACHFPDIRTGNGYDVHRLEDGAGVILCGVHIPWRMKLSGHSDADVGLHALTDALLATHGAGDIGTHFPPSDPQWKGAASDIFVRHAVKLLQQKGGRIANVDITLIAEAPKIGPHRAAMTAALQDMLGIQPERISIKATTNEQLGFIGRGEGISAIATATVIYPGEVPA; encoded by the coding sequence ATGTCTGTTGCAGCACTTGTTCTGGCCGCCGGACGGGGAGAGCGTGCCGGTGGGGATACCCCCAAGCAATATGCTCTGATTGGCGGCATACCTGTTATCCGTCATACCGTCGCGGCTTTTCTTGACAACAAAACAGTTTCTCAGGTTGTGCTGGTGATTCACCGTGATGACCGCGCCCGTGCCAGACAAGCTCTGGGCGATCTGGCCAGCAAGGTTATTCTGGCGGAAGGCGGCGCAACACGGCAGGATTCCACCTATGCGGGTTTACAGGCGCTGCAACCTCACACCCCGGATTTTGTCCATATTCATGACGGGGCGCGCCCGTTCATTGCACAGGAACAGCTTGAAGCCATTCTTCACGCCCTGTCGCCGCAAAGCGGCGTGCTGCTGGCGCTACCGGTTTCCGACACGCTGAAACAGGCTGAAGACGGCTATGTCCGCGCCACCATCCCCCGTGAGGGGCTTTATGCCGCTCAAACACCGCAATCCTTCCCCTATCCGCTGATTCTGGCTGCGCACCAAGCCGCGCGAACAGCCGGCCGGCATGATTTTACTGATGATTCCACCTTGGCGGAATGGCACAAAATCCCGATGAAAATTGTTGCAGGCTCGCCTGACAATATGAAAATCACCTGGTCAAAGGATATTATCATGGCTGATCAGCGCCTGAACAAAACTGCCTGTCACTTTCCCGACATTCGCACCGGCAACGGCTATGATGTTCACCGGCTTGAAGACGGCGCTGGTGTTATTCTGTGCGGAGTGCATATTCCCTGGCGCATGAAGCTTTCCGGCCATTCGGATGCTGATGTGGGGCTGCACGCCCTGACAGACGCATTGCTTGCTACCCATGGCGCCGGTGATATCGGCACACATTTTCCCCCGTCTGATCCGCAATGGAAAGGCGCGGCATCGGATATTTTCGTCCGCCACGCCGTCAAACTGTTGCAGCAGAAAGGCGGGCGCATTGCCAATGTTGATATTACACTGATTGCCGAAGCGCCGAAAATCGGCCCGCACCGCGCCGCAATGACCGCAGCTTTGCAGGATATGCTGGGCATTCAGCCGGAACGGATTTCCATCAAGGCAACCACAAATGAACAATTGGGCTTTATCGGCAGAGGTGAAGGAATCTCCGCGATTGCCACGGCAACGGTCATTTACCCAGGCGAGGTGCCGGCATGA
- a CDS encoding Rrf2 family protein (bhsal07140) yields MRLTKQTNYAIRMLMYCAANEGELSRVPEIAKAYSVSELFLFKILHPLVEAGLMQTVRGRNGGVRLGKPAQEITVADVVRVTEDNFAMAECFENNAIECPLVNACGLNATLSKALKAFFDVLSATTIADLQRPTNRKRLGIDGAEQTCKMAG; encoded by the coding sequence ATGCGGCTCACAAAACAGACGAATTACGCTATCCGGATGTTGATGTATTGCGCAGCCAATGAAGGCGAGCTTAGCCGCGTGCCTGAAATTGCCAAAGCCTATTCGGTTTCGGAACTGTTTCTGTTCAAGATTCTACACCCGCTGGTTGAAGCCGGCCTGATGCAGACCGTGCGCGGCCGCAATGGCGGAGTGCGGCTGGGAAAACCGGCGCAGGAAATCACCGTGGCCGATGTTGTGCGTGTGACAGAAGATAATTTCGCCATGGCGGAATGTTTTGAAAACAACGCCATTGAATGCCCGCTTGTCAACGCCTGCGGCCTCAATGCAACCCTGAGCAAGGCGCTCAAGGCGTTTTTTGATGTTTTGTCAGCAACAACAATCGCTGATCTGCAACGCCCGACCAACCGTAAAAGGCTGGGCATTGACGGGGCGGAGCAGACGTGCAAAATGGCAGGCTGA
- the ntrY gene encoding Nitrogen regulation protein (bhsal07150) → MKAAKRKLTGRKYSHPRKIWDKSHLLFGLSLIVLAVLSAVFSFTVLMGLTPVDPDLDIIRLLTGVNVVMVLCLVAVIVREVFPVITAWRARRAASRLHVQVIALFAIVAAVPAFVVAVVASFTLNRGLDNWFDTNTRQIVASSVNLANAYADVRLSALQAASYSMMLQLDDRRLLVLNPSEYRHQLTLQASGRDLCGVLLLRRDGSVIVASNRGETVNRGEELPCREEDMPIPPPELIQKATVGQPFAFQPGAHDYFGIVLKMPAIDDAWLYIGSKTDKTVLDALRMTEKNTDKYRALEEIRYPMQIAFAVLYLCLFLILLLAAIWSAMAIADRIVRPIRLLIGAADSVAAGNLEVVVPVRARDGDVGQLARTFNYMVAEVKGQRNELIAVRDQIDERRRFSEAVLSGVTASVIGVDEEGHITIINRSAEEMLGFSPQEVVGKSLIAVSREIGQVFEVARSSGRKSLREQVAIAHNGQARAYIVQIIMEEAESESHSWVVTVDDVTELIEAQRSSAWADVARRIAHEIKNPLTPIQLSAERIRRRYGKVIVEDREVFDQCTETIIRQVGDIGRMVDEFSSFARMPKPDLRKMDVRIPLREAAFLVEVSRHDITFERDLGDKPLTGAFDNRLIGQAFGNVIKNAAEAIDAVGVAEDYHGHILVRARQKDDKLVVDIIDNGKGLPKEQRQKLLEPYMTTREKGTGLGLAIVRKIVEEHDGYMELHDAPKDFYHGRGAMIRMVFPAIIAGKSNNAALPDKMTGEE, encoded by the coding sequence ATGAAGGCGGCAAAACGAAAACTGACCGGACGAAAATACAGTCACCCGCGCAAGATATGGGATAAAAGCCATCTGCTTTTCGGGCTTTCGCTGATTGTTCTGGCGGTTTTGTCGGCGGTGTTTTCTTTTACAGTGTTGATGGGGCTGACCCCTGTTGATCCTGACCTCGATATTATCCGGCTTTTGACGGGTGTGAATGTGGTGATGGTGCTATGCCTTGTCGCCGTGATTGTGCGTGAGGTTTTTCCTGTTATCACGGCCTGGCGGGCGCGCCGCGCCGCTTCACGGCTGCACGTGCAGGTTATTGCGCTGTTTGCGATTGTGGCGGCGGTGCCGGCTTTTGTGGTGGCTGTTGTCGCCTCTTTCACACTCAATCGCGGCCTTGATAACTGGTTTGACACCAATACGCGCCAGATTGTTGCTTCCTCCGTCAATCTGGCCAATGCTTATGCCGATGTGCGGCTGTCAGCGTTGCAGGCGGCGTCTTATTCCATGATGTTACAGCTTGATGACCGCCGCCTTCTGGTGCTCAACCCCAGCGAATACCGCCACCAGCTTACCCTGCAGGCCAGCGGGCGTGATTTGTGCGGGGTGCTTTTGCTGCGCCGTGATGGTTCGGTGATTGTCGCCAGCAACCGCGGCGAGACGGTAAACAGGGGAGAAGAGTTGCCGTGCCGTGAGGAGGATATGCCGATTCCGCCGCCGGAACTGATTCAGAAGGCGACTGTCGGGCAGCCTTTCGCATTTCAGCCGGGCGCGCATGATTATTTTGGTATTGTGCTGAAAATGCCGGCCATTGATGATGCCTGGCTTTATATCGGGAGCAAAACGGACAAAACTGTCCTTGACGCCCTGCGGATGACGGAAAAAAATACCGACAAATATCGCGCGCTGGAGGAAATCCGCTATCCGATGCAGATTGCGTTTGCGGTTTTGTATTTATGCCTTTTTCTGATTTTGCTGCTGGCTGCTATCTGGTCGGCAATGGCCATTGCCGACCGCATTGTGCGGCCGATCCGGCTGCTTATCGGTGCAGCTGATTCTGTTGCGGCCGGTAATCTGGAGGTTGTCGTGCCGGTGCGGGCGCGTGATGGTGATGTCGGGCAATTGGCGCGCACCTTCAATTATATGGTGGCGGAAGTGAAAGGCCAGCGTAACGAGCTTATCGCGGTGCGTGACCAGATTGATGAACGCCGCCGTTTTTCGGAAGCGGTGCTTTCGGGCGTGACAGCCTCGGTGATCGGTGTGGATGAAGAAGGCCATATCACCATTATCAACCGTTCAGCGGAAGAAATGCTCGGCTTTTCGCCACAGGAAGTGGTTGGCAAAAGCCTGATAGCGGTGAGCAGGGAAATCGGCCAGGTGTTTGAAGTGGCGCGTTCATCGGGTAGGAAAAGCCTGCGTGAACAGGTGGCAATTGCGCATAACGGGCAGGCGCGCGCCTATATTGTGCAGATCATCATGGAGGAGGCGGAGAGTGAAAGCCATTCCTGGGTGGTGACAGTGGATGATGTGACGGAACTGATTGAGGCGCAGCGTTCTTCTGCCTGGGCGGATGTGGCGCGGCGTATCGCTCATGAAATCAAAAATCCGCTGACTCCTATTCAGCTTTCGGCTGAACGTATCCGCCGCCGTTATGGCAAAGTGATTGTTGAGGACCGTGAGGTTTTTGACCAGTGCACAGAGACGATTATTCGTCAGGTTGGCGATATCGGCCGTATGGTGGACGAATTTTCGTCCTTTGCACGCATGCCAAAACCTGACTTGAGAAAAATGGATGTGCGCATTCCCTTGCGCGAGGCGGCATTTCTTGTTGAAGTTTCCCGCCATGATATTACTTTTGAGCGTGATCTGGGCGATAAACCGCTGACCGGCGCTTTCGATAACCGGCTTATTGGGCAGGCCTTTGGCAATGTGATAAAAAATGCCGCTGAGGCGATTGATGCCGTGGGCGTTGCGGAAGATTATCATGGCCATATTCTTGTGCGGGCGCGGCAAAAAGATGATAAGCTTGTTGTTGATATTATTGACAACGGCAAGGGATTGCCTAAAGAACAGCGCCAGAAATTGCTTGAACCCTATATGACCACGCGCGAAAAAGGCACAGGGCTGGGGCTTGCCATTGTGCGCAAGATTGTTGAAGAGCATGATGGCTATATGGAATTGCATGACGCGCCGAAAGATTTTTACCATGGGCGGGGGGCAATGATTCGCATGGTTTTTCCCGCAATAATAGCAGGCAAGAGTAATAATGCGGCCTTGCCGGATAAGATGACAGGTGAAGAATAA